Within Sorghum bicolor cultivar BTx623 chromosome 2, Sorghum_bicolor_NCBIv3, whole genome shotgun sequence, the genomic segment tacatatgccgcaagatttaatgttatgggaaattttgaaaaaaaaatagattctAGGTGTAAAATACAAGGCCGAAGAAAAATACAATTCTCATTTTCTTAGAAGTCAAACAgttttaaatttgaccaaatctacTATACTAATTAGTATAGCTAGATTAATCATAGAGTAAAATACACCggcggccctttaacttgtcgccctgtgccactttggtccatgaacttacaAACGCGAAAATGGCCCTTAAACTTGTCAtcatgtgccactttggtccatgaacttgcaaacgtgAAAAAGTGCCCCCTAAACTTGTCGacgtgtgccactttggtccatgaacatgcaaatacgaaAATAACACCGGCTGCATGGCACTGTTCTGCCACGTGACCGCCTCTGGTAGGCCATGCATGGCCCCGTTTATGGTGCTGACGTCAGCGATGATGTCAGcacttcttttttaatttacgaaattgatatatttttattcgtagcgtcaaatatatcaaataatatatcaattcgttgcatttattaattaaaagagataattttaaaccaagcaaaaattattcgttttctaggtttcatatttttcctagGCAGAGTACACATGAAGAGGCTACACAAAACATTTCATGAATTTAGCATATCATTAATAAATagttatgaaataaataaatatttgttgACGCGTTGAAAGAGTCTTTACACGtttatggaccaaagtggcacaggccgacaagttcaggggccattgttttgcgtttgcaagttcatggaccaaagtggcacatgcggacaagttcaggggtcactttttcgggtttgcaagttcatggaccaaagtggcacaggctgacaagttaaagggccgccagtgtattttactcttaatcataaaacatatttttatagtaaattTACTTAGAGTTATAATTATAGACTCATTCTAAACTTATAATTACATCTCTTGGGGATGGAGGTGTCCATGAGCAAAACTTGCCTAGTACGTATTAGCAAAATGTGGATGTTTTAGTAATTACCACATTCATGCTTCCACATCGGCAGCAGCGGTTTGCTCTGCCCCATCAGGTGAAGCCATATATGACAAGTAGAGTAAAGCTGAAGCAAAAATATTTGACAgcgaatatgaaaaaaaaaatgtactACGTAGCATATATCATACACATAGATCTACAGAGTTAACTAATCAGACGGCAGAGGAGAACATCTGGGTTCTCTTTCTCGCATGCCCTCATATAAACTAAATTTCACCGCCAATaatccatcatcatcatcatcatcagtcaCTTCTTAGTTATTTGCTGCACCATGGATCCATGGCGGATGCATGGACGACAACGCGCAGGCTGTCGGTGCTAGTACCCCAGATCTTACTGTTACTGCAAACGGCTGCAAGGCATGGAAGTGCACAGAACAGCACATCTGTGACCCCTGGCCATTTTCAGTACTGCAGCTAAGCTACGAGGAAGAAGACCTGTCTTTTCTGAAACTCCTTGCTGAACGACGATAATCAATTCCAGCTGGACCCGTTCAGGTCGATCCTTTGGCTGTCGCGTGGCTTTGGTGGATTGCTCCTGCCGTTGATGCTGAGGTCCAGCTCCTGCTGGCCATGCTCATCCGAggaccctcctcctcctcctcgttctCTCCTGCCGGGCTCGTCAAGAAACAGGAACTCCTCGCAGATGGCGCCGCATCTGTCGTTGTTGTAGCCTCTCCTGCTGGGAGTGGGAGGCGTCGCGGACGAGAGGCCGATGGACAGCAGGTCCtggtccctctccctctccctctggcACTGGGATCCCTCGCACGCGGTCAGGCAGCTGTCCACCGACCCATCGCCGCCGAGGTGgcgctggtgctggtgctggtgctggtgctggtgatCCTGCTGGACATGGGCGCGCCTCGTCGCCGTGGCTCTCGAGATGAGCTCGGACAGCTGCTGCGTCGACGTCTCGCCGCCGTCGAGGTGGACGCCGCTATGCTTGGCCAGCGCCTCCTGCGCCTTCTCCAGCACGGACTGCAGGTACTTGCCCTGCGCTTCGATCCGCAGCTGCAGGTGTCTCTGAACCTGCGCGCGCCATCAATGGAAAATGAAAAATGTGAACAGGCCGAAAGTGGAGGTAATGGGCCGGAGCCCAGCTGAGCTGTGCAGATGCAGCACAAGGCAAAGTGGGCTCTGAATAAATCTTGCGTGCCTCTGGAATGGGCCCAATACCCCATTTGCCGGATGACGTACTCCTActcactaattaagatccaacggTGGCACGATGGCCGGAATGGCAGGCCACGGCCGATGGGTCCAACTCCGGCCGCCGGCGCCGTCTATCGCCGGTGGCCAGTTCGCAGCACGCGATCCGACCAGAGGGCTTCTCATGCCCTTGCACTTTCTTTTAGCACTTCCATTTCTTTTCTTGGACGCCCATGGGCTCTAGCCTCTACTGCTCTTAAGTAAGGTAACTATTTAGATTGGTTGTTAAGCCTCTAATATAGTTTTATAGTATACCTATTTACAGTCATAAATGTTGATACTTTTCTTTATGAATTCGGTCGAATTATGACAGTTTGTATTTGACTCAACCTATAAGGTAATTCAGTAATTcagaaatatagatagattgttTTAAAGTAGTAACTGACATGGGAATGTTTTTACAGAGTGTTCTCCTTATGTTTTAAATGACCTATAAGATATAGCCTCTACTGCTCTAGGTAACTATTTACAGAGTGTTCTCCTTTTCTATTTTCCCCAGCAGTTTTAATTTTGCACGATCGGAAGCAACTGCCTGTTAATGAACTCGCTATAGTGTTCTTGACTTTATACAGGAGTGCTGCTGCATTGCTTATATATTCATATATGGAGACACCGAGTTAGACATAGGGTATATGCAATAGATTTTAATTAAATTACAGAGTTTATTGTATACCTCTAGCTGCTCATGAAGCCGTCTCTGAACTTCGATCTGCATCTGGAGGGCTTCGCTTATGTGCATTGACCTGATAAATTTCTGAATTAATGCCACCTTCTGGAAGTTGGAGAGGAATGTTTGTAATGAACAAATTTTACTCGTTTCTCACCTGTTTATCTGGGGCTCTAGGTTCAAGTGTGGTGGTGGTGATCCGCTCCCTTCGCATGGGTTGTCTGTTCCTGTCCTGCAGCTTAACGCTGCGAAACAAAGGCAAGTTTAGTATCTCACCCAACGGACGGTTGGGATATTAGTTACTTCAGCTTTAAGATAAGAAGCATGTAGTAGCCTACCATTCTTTGCGTTGACAGCATTAGCTTGGGCCTGGAGATTCTTGCTGAGTCTGTATTTCTATGACACAAACAGAAAAGCATCTAGCTCAGTTTTGTGATGGTGACGGCAAGCCATTTATCATGCCATACAGCAGTAGCAAAGAACTCAAGGTGTACCTGGAGATGGCTCTTAAGATGGTACAGGGTGAGTCCAGGGATCCCCATGAGCCTCATGATTGTTTTCGGCGTAGCTTCTGCAAGTGTTTCGCATGCATGCGGAGTTTAGAAGGTAATCTACCATCATTGTGTTTCAGGCTTTCTGTCATGTGCCATGTATTGATGCATGAGTGTTTTGATCGTATGTATACTCACTGTCTGGCCCTCCTAGCTGATGTACTGCCTCCACAAAACGTTCATGCAGCTCGGGTGTCCATTTCAACCGAGGCTTAGCATCGGTGGAGAGGACCAGCCCTGCATCTCCTCCTCCTTGCAGGAGGAACTGCTTCTCAGGAGGTAAGCCCGGCCTCGAGGACAGGTGCTGGTTATGGTTATGGAGCTGTTGCTGATGATACATCTGTCACCAAGAACTCCATGTCAGTACGTTTCTTACCCGGAATACATCCTAGGCGATGCCTTCCTTCAGTCAAGTAAACAAAAGAGTAGAAGCACATCTCACCTGTTCAGTTCCTGTTATGTACTGAAATGTCTGCTTGCAGGCTGCACATTCCTGACTGCTGGGATCCTTGGCAGCTTTACCGGTGTTCAGCCTCAGTGCCTCTATTTCTAGTAACCAAAGAGTTGTTGTGTGGTCTTCTGGGAGTGAGACAACCTTTGGCTTCTCAAACTAAACTACCTACCTCCTGTCCTGTCCTCTCctcccctctcctctcctctcctcttgcCGAGACCTTACGCAGAGTCCCTGTCTTATAAGGCAGAGGGAGAATGTCGAATCATCTGAAGAAGCACTCAACCCTGACTGCCCAATCTTTGCAGCAACTGAAAAGAGATATTATCCTTATTCCCCTGGGGTACCCGTGGACCCTATCGCCACCAGTCTTTTTCTTTGTCAATTCCAGCAACCCTCTTGTAGCTCTTGCATTGTGTTGTGATCATAAACACCTGTACCAGCTTTTGGTTGAAATTACTTGCCACATGAGAAGGGTGAAAGCGAAGCACAATCTTTTCtcctcttttctttttcttttcttttcttttgaaaaaatagAGGGAATGGAGCACCTTATTCTCATGAGGACCTTTTGGGGGCTGTGGTCTGCATTCTGATGTCGTAGAACTTGCCAGCCTCCTCTCTCAGATTCCTCAATGATATCTTAGTTTGAGAACCAATTCCAGTCTCCACTGAGTTTCTGGCCTCCAGTTTGCTGAAATGAAAGGGCGGGCAACATTGGCGGTCGATCAGTTGTTGTCAGGAACTCAGGATCCATTGCGGTCCGTGATCACATGAGTTATATTGTTTCATCCTCTTACACTGTTGGGCTGTATGCATTGAGAAGCAAGGGAGGGACACAGTACGGCCCTAATAATAATAAGCTAAGAATATTtccatttaaaaaaaataagctAAGAATATCGGTTATGTGGACAAAGCTTGAAACTTCCTTCTTTTGACTGCAGGCATCCGGAAGAAGAATTGCACAAAGCTTTGCATAGAGATAAAGCGGAGGTGGCCATTGTATAACTCTTTGATGCCTTCTTGCATTGGGACTGCACAAAGGCAACGAATGGAATAACAGAATAAGCATAGAATTCCCCTTTGTCTCCTTTGGTAAGTTTGGCACCTGTTTAGGTTAGCTACTAGGCAGCCAGGCCAAAGGGATGGTAAGGCAATGGTCATAGGCTGTATCCGTGTGAACTTTGAAGCCGATGCCGTAACTTCACTGTTGTACATAGGGCACACAAAAGCGAGCTTAAAATGGAGCCCTGGTTCTTGGATTGCCCtgcatccttcttcttttgctttatgCTTGCACTTGTTTCTGACCATGATATGTCCTCCATGCTGTGATGCAGAGATGCTTCTTCTTACATGAGTAACTGCATGGGCTCTGGCTTTTGGCCTTTGCCTTCCAGATGGTCGTGTGTCCCACATAGCTATCTAGTTATGATGCATACGTCGTGAGCACGCATGATTGCATCAGCGTAATTTCTAGTCTCCTTGGCCAGGGCACGCATGTgaatgaagaagaaaaaggaaaagcaggGTTAgttgcagctgcagctgcagcatcTCTAGGCTCTGCTGTTTCTGGGAGCAGAGTGACCGGTTTCTATCCTGATAAGAGTAAAAGGTGGCCTATTATTGTTTTGTTTTTGCTTCTTTGTTCTTTTGTTTTATTAGAgaattttttttgtcttttattGGGCTCATTTTTAGGTTTCAAATTACAAGTTGTTTTTAGCTTCGTTATATGTCAAACTTCTCTCATTTTAACCAAGTTTATGGAAAAAAATCAACAGACAACTATGATATCaaataagattttttttttgaagctcAGCAGGGGGGGAATTTTCCCCACCTGGTAAATAAGATCAATTAGATACACCATCAAACATATTTTGCATTTATTTGATACCGTAGAtgctaattttttttcttcaaaCTTGGGCAAAACTAAAACAGACTTGCAATCCGCGGCAGAGGGAGTAAGACAGCAGTGTGTGCTCACTTAATATATACACATACTGTTTGCTTCAGGTGTGAAGAAGTTACGGAGGCGACACGTGCACCAAGAACGATAATGTCATTGCGTACTGCGTTCAATTCAAGTACTGGAAAAGCTTGACAAGGAGCCCGAATAGATGTGTTCTCTTCGAATAAGTTGGTGAGGGAATAATCCTTGCGACTAATAACCAAGCGATATATATAGCCACCACCAGGGTACGGGcagcacttatatatatatatatcctatatACTACGATAAGCAACGAGGCCGGCCCCTGATCCTGAGCGATCGATCCATATATATGGTATCTATACCATGACAGTACTTCACTGTTGAGGAATTGAAGCGAGGTCGAGGCATGTGTGCGCTGCATATGTTCCGTTTCCAAATAGCTGCTGAGGAGTAGTACATGATTCCCTGAGCATTGGCTCCGATGAGTTGCCCTGCCAGCAAAGATGACCGGCCGGCCGATGAACATAAGAAGAAACCGATGGAGACCACGTCGTATATATTCGCCGGGCATTAGTTGGGGTTCC encodes:
- the LOC8074465 gene encoding myb-related protein 1 is translated as MYHQQQLHNHNQHLSSRPGLPPEKQFLLQGGGDAGLVLSTDAKPRLKWTPELHERFVEAVHQLGGPDKATPKTIMRLMGIPGLTLYHLKSHLQKYRLSKNLQAQANAVNAKNALSCRTGTDNPCEGSGSPPPHLNLEPQINRSMHISEALQMQIEVQRRLHEQLEVQRHLQLRIEAQGKYLQSVLEKAQEALAKHSGVHLDGGETSTQQLSELISRATATRRAHVQQDHQHQHQHQHQRHLGGDGSVDSCLTACEGSQCQRERERDQDLLSIGLSSATPPTPSRRGYNNDRCGAICEEFLFLDEPGRRERGGGGGSSDEHGQQELDLSINGRSNPPKPRDSQRIDLNGSSWN